Proteins from a single region of Catenulispora acidiphila DSM 44928:
- a CDS encoding S66 peptidase family protein: MRSPLAPPALKPGDRVAVVALSGPPGRQELDLGLAALRSVGLLPEVFASARSVGPYPYLAADDKVRAADLARALGEPGYAAVICARGGYGVQRALELLDWDAVGAPEPRVVVGFSDVTALIEAVRSRLGWASVYGPMVSSVMFRSGVPSFEGLARLLLQPQKCTELAFADTRVLVPGVAEGVTVGGTASLLATSLATPFSVPARDGILFLEDVGELPYRLDRVLTQLRRTGYLDGVRGILCGTWDDCGPLADVEQLLEDRLGDLGVPVLLGADIGHGVFMQSLPLGVRARLDTAAATLTFLDPPLTSGA; the protein is encoded by the coding sequence ATGCGCTCACCCCTGGCACCTCCGGCCCTGAAGCCCGGCGATCGCGTCGCCGTTGTCGCGCTCAGCGGGCCGCCGGGGCGGCAGGAGCTTGATTTGGGGCTGGCGGCGTTGCGGAGTGTGGGGTTGTTGCCGGAGGTGTTCGCGTCGGCGCGGTCGGTCGGGCCTTATCCGTATCTGGCTGCCGATGACAAGGTGCGGGCTGCGGATTTGGCGCGGGCGTTGGGGGAGCCGGGGTATGCGGCGGTCATCTGTGCGCGGGGTGGTTATGGGGTGCAGCGGGCGTTGGAGTTGCTGGACTGGGATGCCGTCGGTGCGCCGGAGCCTCGGGTGGTGGTCGGGTTCTCCGATGTCACGGCGCTGATTGAGGCGGTGCGCAGTCGGTTGGGGTGGGCGTCGGTGTATGGGCCGATGGTGTCCAGCGTGATGTTCCGCTCGGGGGTGCCGTCGTTCGAGGGGTTGGCGCGGCTGTTGCTGCAGCCGCAGAAGTGCACTGAGCTGGCGTTCGCCGATACGCGGGTGCTGGTGCCGGGGGTCGCGGAGGGGGTGACGGTCGGCGGGACCGCGAGCCTGCTCGCCACCTCGCTGGCCACGCCGTTCTCCGTCCCGGCGCGCGACGGCATCTTGTTCCTGGAGGACGTCGGCGAGCTGCCCTACCGCCTCGACAGGGTCCTGACCCAGCTGCGCCGCACCGGATACCTCGACGGCGTGCGGGGCATCCTGTGCGGCACGTGGGACGACTGCGGTCCGCTGGCCGACGTCGAGCAGCTGCTCGAGGACCGGCTCGGCGACCTCGGCGTGCCGGTGCTGCTCGGCGCCGACATCGGACACGGGGTGTTCATGCAGTCGCTGCCGCTGGGTGTGCGGGCCCGGTTGGACACCGCGGCGGCGACGCTGACGTTCCTCGACCCGCCGCTGACGTCAGGGGCTTGA
- a CDS encoding DUF779 domain-containing protein: protein MAEEARGAGGVGTETGTGTGTGTGTGTGTEPPSRIAVTEAAAEVMRKLYATHGPLMFHQSGGCCDGSSPMCYLEGEFRTGASDVLMARLAVEGITEPVTFWMGGEQFERWRHTHLTVDVVPGRGAGFSLEAPEGVRFLIRSRLLTDHEDAVLNR from the coding sequence ATGGCGGAGGAGGCGCGCGGCGCGGGCGGCGTCGGCACCGAGACCGGGACTGGGACTGGGACCGGGACTGGCACCGGCACCGGCACCGAGCCGCCGTCACGGATCGCGGTGACCGAAGCCGCGGCCGAGGTGATGCGCAAGCTCTACGCCACGCACGGACCGCTGATGTTCCACCAGTCCGGCGGCTGCTGCGACGGCAGCTCGCCGATGTGCTACCTGGAGGGCGAGTTCCGCACCGGGGCGTCGGACGTGCTGATGGCGCGGCTGGCCGTCGAGGGCATCACGGAGCCGGTGACGTTCTGGATGGGCGGTGAGCAGTTCGAGCGCTGGCGGCACACGCACCTGACGGTCGACGTCGTGCCGGGGCGCGGCGCCGGGTTCTCGCTGGAGGCGCCGGAGGGGGTCAGGTTCCTGATCCGCTCGCGGCTGCTGACGGACCACGAGGACGCGGTGCTGAACCGGTAG
- the exaC gene encoding acetaldehyde dehydrogenase ExaC, translated as MTVFPAPGQPDALMSYQPRYEHWIGGEAVAPAGGQYFENPTPITGQAFCEVARGTAADVERALDAAHAAAPAWGRTSAAERAEVLNRIADRMASNADRLALAESFENGKPIRETLAADIPLAIDHLRYFAGAIRAQEGGLSEIDEDTVAYHFHEPLGVVAQIIPWNFPILMAIWKLAPALAAGNAVVLKPAEQTPVSVHYLMSLIADLLPPGVVNIVNGFGVEAGKPLASSGRVAKVAFTGETTTGRLIMQYASEHIKPVTLELGGKSPNIFFDDVSRARDDFYDKAQEGFAMFALNQGEVCTCPSRALVQRGHYGDFLADALARTERMKQGNPLDTETMVGAQASNDQLEKILSYLEIGQSEGAKILIGGERVDLGGELSGGYYVQPTVFEGDNAMRIFQEEIFGPVVSVTQFDDYDDAIRIANDTLYGLGAAVWTRDMNTAYRAGRAIQAGRVWTNCYHLYPAHAAFGGYKNSGIGRENHKMMLEHYQQTKNLLVSYSAKAMGFF; from the coding sequence ATGACCGTCTTCCCCGCGCCGGGTCAGCCCGACGCCTTGATGAGCTATCAGCCCCGGTACGAGCACTGGATCGGCGGTGAGGCCGTCGCGCCGGCCGGCGGGCAGTACTTCGAGAACCCGACGCCGATCACCGGGCAGGCGTTCTGCGAGGTGGCGCGGGGCACCGCCGCCGACGTCGAGCGGGCCCTGGACGCCGCGCACGCCGCCGCGCCGGCGTGGGGACGCACGTCGGCGGCGGAGCGTGCCGAGGTCCTGAACCGGATCGCGGACCGGATGGCGAGCAACGCCGACCGGCTGGCCCTCGCGGAGAGCTTCGAGAACGGCAAGCCGATCCGCGAGACGCTGGCCGCCGACATCCCGCTGGCGATCGACCACCTGCGGTACTTCGCCGGGGCGATCCGGGCGCAGGAAGGCGGGCTGTCGGAGATCGACGAGGACACCGTCGCCTATCACTTCCACGAGCCGCTGGGCGTGGTCGCGCAGATCATCCCGTGGAACTTCCCGATCCTGATGGCGATCTGGAAGCTCGCGCCGGCGCTGGCCGCGGGCAACGCCGTGGTGCTCAAGCCGGCCGAGCAGACGCCGGTGTCCGTGCACTACCTCATGAGCCTGATCGCCGACCTGCTGCCGCCGGGCGTGGTGAACATCGTCAACGGCTTCGGCGTGGAGGCCGGAAAGCCGCTGGCCTCCAGCGGCCGGGTGGCCAAGGTCGCCTTCACCGGCGAGACCACCACCGGGCGGCTGATCATGCAGTACGCCTCCGAGCACATCAAGCCGGTCACCCTGGAGCTGGGCGGCAAGAGCCCGAACATCTTCTTCGACGACGTCTCCCGCGCCCGCGACGACTTCTACGACAAGGCGCAGGAGGGCTTCGCGATGTTCGCCCTGAACCAGGGCGAGGTCTGCACCTGCCCCAGCAGGGCCCTGGTCCAGCGCGGCCACTACGGCGACTTCCTGGCCGACGCCCTGGCCCGCACCGAGCGCATGAAGCAGGGCAACCCCCTGGACACCGAGACCATGGTCGGCGCGCAGGCGTCCAACGACCAGCTGGAGAAGATCCTGTCCTACCTGGAGATCGGCCAGAGCGAGGGCGCGAAGATCCTCATCGGCGGCGAGCGCGTGGACCTCGGCGGCGAGCTTTCCGGCGGGTATTACGTGCAGCCGACGGTCTTCGAGGGCGACAACGCGATGCGGATCTTCCAGGAGGAGATCTTCGGACCGGTCGTCTCGGTGACGCAGTTCGACGACTACGACGACGCGATCCGCATCGCCAACGACACGCTCTACGGCCTGGGCGCGGCGGTGTGGACGCGCGACATGAACACCGCCTACCGAGCCGGTCGGGCGATCCAGGCCGGCCGGGTCTGGACGAACTGCTACCACCTGTACCCGGCGCACGCGGCGTTCGGCGGGTACAAGAACTCCGGCATCGGGCGGGAGAACCACAAGATGATGCTCGAGCACTATCAGCAGACGAAGAACCTGCTGGTCAGCTACTCGGCGAAGGCGATGGGCTTCTTCTGA
- a CDS encoding MFS transporter, with translation MNPLREKPFRRFFLGQSISVTGGAATQIALCFAVLQITGSARDLSLVVSAQMIPTIALLLIGGGIGDRIGQALLLRVTHFGLGVTQGAMALCLLTKQPFGYLIALAFATGVLSAFAGPSLSGIVPQLVGPAGLQKANSLLASVRNAAMVLGPTLGGVLVSTIGGGWALVADSASFFVAGAMFCFVPVGDRPVLSDRKLFTELRQGWTYFRSSSWIWSMTAAFTVSGFLQMGAGQVLGLVLAKQTFGAEGWGVIISCRGAGQLIMSVLMIRVRVRRPLLVGQAVITLQAMPYLLLGLNAGVAAVAAASFVAGFGVTFASVAWDTSLHTYVPNAMMSRVVSYDQFGRSLAVPAGQLSIIPIADAFGTRHVMVATGVLFAVTMVAPLLLSSVRRVGTGDLDEAPDPAVAVPV, from the coding sequence ATGAATCCGCTTCGGGAGAAGCCGTTCCGGCGTTTCTTCCTCGGCCAGTCGATCTCCGTCACCGGCGGCGCGGCGACCCAGATCGCGCTGTGCTTCGCGGTCCTGCAGATCACCGGGAGCGCGCGGGACCTGAGTCTGGTCGTCAGCGCCCAGATGATCCCGACGATCGCGCTGCTGCTGATCGGCGGCGGGATCGGCGACCGGATCGGGCAGGCGCTGCTGCTGCGGGTCACGCACTTCGGGCTGGGGGTGACGCAGGGCGCGATGGCGTTGTGCCTGCTCACCAAACAGCCATTCGGCTATCTCATCGCTCTGGCATTCGCCACCGGCGTGCTGTCGGCCTTCGCCGGGCCCTCGCTGAGCGGGATCGTGCCGCAGCTGGTCGGTCCAGCGGGGTTGCAGAAGGCGAACTCACTGCTGGCCAGCGTGCGCAACGCGGCCATGGTGCTCGGGCCGACGCTCGGCGGTGTGCTGGTCAGCACGATCGGCGGCGGCTGGGCGCTGGTCGCGGACTCGGCGTCGTTCTTCGTCGCCGGCGCGATGTTCTGCTTCGTGCCGGTGGGGGACCGGCCCGTCCTGAGCGACCGGAAGCTGTTCACCGAGCTGCGGCAGGGGTGGACCTATTTCCGGTCCTCGTCCTGGATCTGGTCGATGACCGCCGCGTTCACCGTGTCGGGCTTCCTCCAGATGGGTGCCGGGCAAGTGCTCGGGTTGGTGCTGGCCAAGCAGACCTTCGGCGCCGAGGGCTGGGGCGTCATCATCAGCTGCCGGGGAGCGGGGCAGCTGATCATGAGTGTGCTGATGATCCGGGTGCGGGTCCGGCGGCCGCTGCTGGTCGGTCAGGCGGTGATCACGCTGCAGGCGATGCCGTATCTGCTGCTCGGGCTGAACGCGGGCGTCGCGGCGGTCGCGGCGGCGTCGTTCGTCGCGGGGTTCGGGGTCACGTTCGCCTCCGTCGCCTGGGACACCTCGCTGCACACGTACGTGCCGAACGCGATGATGTCCCGCGTCGTGTCCTACGACCAGTTCGGCAGGTCGCTCGCCGTCCCGGCGGGGCAGCTGTCGATCATCCCGATCGCCGACGCCTTCGGGACGCGCCACGTCATGGTCGCCACCGGGGTCCTGTTCGCGGTGACGATGGTCGCCCCGCTGCTGTTGTCCTCGGTGCGCCGGGTCGGGACCGGGGACCTCGACGAGGCTCCCGATCCCGCGGTGGCGGTTCCGGTTTAG
- a CDS encoding 3-hydroxybutyryl-CoA dehydrogenase, translating to MIERVGVVGVGQMGSGIAEVCARSGLDVIVADENAEGLKRGRDRVAVSLKRAVKAGKMSEGDAEAALGRIRFTEDLQQFADRQLAVEAVVEVEAVKTAVLSKLDLILPEDAILASNTSSIPIMRLGTATTRPNNVVGVHFFNPVPVLKLVEVIPSLATSEETKARAVAFVEQLGKQAVVAQDRAGFVVNSLLIPYLLAAIRMAEGGFASAEDIDSGMVLGCAHPMGPLALSDLIGLDTVKLAAEAMYEEFKEPLYTPPALLLRMVEAGRLGRKAGRGFYEYPSV from the coding sequence GTGATCGAACGAGTCGGAGTGGTCGGTGTCGGCCAGATGGGGTCGGGCATCGCGGAGGTCTGCGCACGCAGCGGGCTGGACGTGATCGTCGCCGACGAGAACGCCGAGGGCCTCAAGCGCGGGCGCGACCGCGTCGCGGTGTCCCTCAAGCGCGCGGTCAAGGCCGGGAAGATGAGCGAGGGCGACGCCGAGGCGGCCCTGGGCCGCATCCGCTTCACCGAGGACCTGCAGCAGTTCGCCGACCGGCAGCTCGCGGTCGAGGCGGTCGTCGAGGTCGAGGCGGTGAAGACCGCCGTGCTGAGCAAGCTGGACCTGATCCTGCCCGAGGACGCCATCCTGGCCTCCAACACCTCCTCCATCCCGATCATGCGCCTGGGCACGGCCACCACGCGCCCGAACAACGTGGTCGGCGTCCACTTCTTCAACCCGGTCCCGGTGCTCAAGCTGGTCGAGGTCATCCCCTCGCTGGCCACCAGCGAGGAGACCAAGGCGCGCGCCGTGGCCTTCGTGGAGCAGCTGGGCAAGCAGGCCGTGGTCGCCCAGGACCGCGCCGGGTTCGTGGTGAACTCCCTGCTCATCCCCTACCTGCTGGCCGCGATCCGGATGGCCGAGGGCGGCTTCGCCTCCGCCGAGGACATCGACTCCGGCATGGTCTTGGGCTGCGCGCACCCGATGGGTCCACTGGCACTGTCGGACCTGATCGGCCTGGACACCGTGAAGCTCGCCGCCGAGGCGATGTACGAGGAGTTCAAGGAGCCCCTGTACACCCCGCCGGCGCTCCTGCTGCGCATGGTCGAGGCCGGACGCCTGGGCCGCAAGGCCGGACGCGGGTTCTACGAGTACCCGAGCGTCTGA
- a CDS encoding acyl-CoA dehydrogenase yields MAADFDLFKVSEEHDLLREAVRSLCEEKILPFAADVDEHSRFPQEALDALVSSDLAAVHVAEQYGGQGADALATCIVIEEVARVCASSSLIPAVNKLGSMPVILSGSEELKQKYLTPLAAGSGMFSYCLSEPDAGSDAAGMKTRADRDGDDYVLNGVKRWITNAGVSEYYTVMAVTDPTARSKGISAFVVEKGDEGVTFGAPEKKLGIKGSPTREVYFDNVRIPADRMIGAEGTGFATAMRTLDHTRVTIAAQALGIAQGALDYASNYVKERKQFGKPIADFQGIQFMLADMAMKLTAARQLTYTAAAKSERGDSDLTYFGAAAKCFASDVAMEVTTDAVQLLGGYGYTKDYPLERMMRDAKITQIYEGTNQVQRVVMARQVLAGGLSL; encoded by the coding sequence ATGGCCGCCGACTTCGACCTGTTCAAGGTCTCCGAGGAGCACGACCTGTTGCGGGAGGCGGTGCGCTCGCTGTGCGAGGAGAAGATCCTCCCCTTCGCCGCCGACGTCGACGAGCACTCCCGCTTCCCCCAGGAAGCCCTCGACGCCCTGGTCTCCTCCGACCTCGCGGCCGTCCACGTCGCCGAGCAGTACGGCGGCCAGGGCGCCGACGCCCTCGCGACCTGCATCGTGATCGAGGAAGTGGCGCGCGTGTGCGCCAGCTCCTCCCTGATCCCGGCGGTGAACAAGCTGGGCTCGATGCCGGTGATCCTCTCCGGCTCCGAGGAACTGAAGCAGAAGTACCTGACCCCCCTGGCCGCCGGCAGCGGCATGTTCTCCTACTGCCTGTCCGAGCCCGACGCCGGCTCCGACGCCGCCGGCATGAAGACCCGTGCCGACCGCGACGGCGACGACTACGTCCTCAACGGCGTGAAGCGCTGGATCACCAACGCCGGCGTCTCGGAGTACTACACGGTCATGGCCGTCACCGACCCCACGGCGCGCTCCAAGGGCATCTCCGCCTTCGTCGTGGAGAAGGGCGACGAAGGCGTCACCTTCGGCGCGCCCGAGAAGAAGCTCGGCATCAAGGGCTCCCCGACCCGCGAGGTCTACTTCGACAACGTCCGCATCCCCGCCGACCGCATGATCGGCGCCGAAGGCACCGGCTTCGCCACCGCGATGCGCACCCTGGACCACACCCGCGTGACCATCGCAGCCCAGGCACTCGGCATCGCCCAGGGCGCCCTGGACTACGCATCGAACTACGTGAAGGAACGCAAGCAGTTCGGCAAGCCCATCGCCGACTTCCAGGGCATCCAGTTCATGCTCGCCGACATGGCGATGAAGCTGACCGCGGCCCGCCAGCTGACCTACACCGCCGCCGCCAAGTCCGAGCGCGGCGACAGCGACCTGACGTACTTCGGCGCGGCGGCGAAGTGCTTCGCCTCAGACGTGGCCATGGAGGTCACGACGGACGCCGTGCAGCTGCTCGGCGGCTACGGCTACACGAAGGACTACCCGCTGGAGCGGATGATGCGGGACGCGAAGATCACGCAGATTTACGAGGGTACGAACCAGGTGCAGCGCGTGGTGATGGCGCGGCAGGTGCTCGCTGGTGGTCTGAGCTTGTAG
- a CDS encoding ATP-binding protein: MPPQASAPQLARDFVVETVSAWQLQESEEAVALITSELVTNAVRHAGTEVTVRIRKDASEITIDVADGVADRVPRVSSSDASIPGGVGLLIVGRLAESWGVERRRNGKSVWVRLALDSTADRL; the protein is encoded by the coding sequence TTGCCTCCGCAGGCGTCCGCGCCGCAGCTGGCCCGGGACTTCGTGGTGGAGACGGTTTCGGCGTGGCAGCTCCAGGAATCGGAAGAGGCCGTAGCCCTCATCACCAGCGAACTGGTCACCAACGCGGTGCGGCACGCCGGCACCGAGGTCACCGTGCGCATCCGGAAAGACGCCTCGGAGATCACCATCGACGTGGCTGATGGAGTGGCGGACCGAGTGCCCCGCGTCAGTTCCTCCGACGCTTCCATCCCAGGCGGGGTCGGTCTGCTGATCGTCGGACGGCTGGCCGAGTCCTGGGGTGTGGAGAGGCGCCGGAACGGCAAGTCCGTGTGGGTCAGGCTGGCTCTGGACAGCACCGCCGATCGGCTCTGA
- a CDS encoding STAS domain-containing protein, translated as MEFTCTARQAEQQIVVTVTGEIDLAVYPRLRAEAEIWAGKDADVILDCRQVTFMDSMGVRFLVQVRQMLNDTGHTISLANPSKPVMRVLELAGLRDLFAYTHDEREPATDGAAS; from the coding sequence ATGGAATTCACCTGCACCGCACGACAGGCCGAGCAGCAGATCGTCGTCACTGTCACCGGCGAGATCGATCTGGCGGTCTACCCGCGCCTGCGAGCTGAGGCCGAGATCTGGGCCGGCAAGGACGCCGATGTGATCCTGGACTGCCGACAGGTCACCTTCATGGATTCCATGGGCGTCCGCTTCCTGGTCCAAGTCCGGCAGATGCTCAACGACACCGGCCACACCATCTCCCTGGCCAACCCCTCCAAACCGGTCATGCGCGTCCTGGAGCTGGCCGGCCTGCGGGACTTGTTCGCCTACACCCATGACGAGCGCGAACCGGCCACGGACGGCGCAGCCTCTTAG
- a CDS encoding Rieske 2Fe-2S domain-containing protein: MVNNLAIRLEHAVEAVGRNESLGGVSDRWAGLASTLTRDRKLKSLLSGSWLGHPLHPLLTDLPIGAYSMASIIDVTAGGAGAAAARRLVGLGLITTVPTAAAGASDWSDTHGPTQRVGLVHGLLNVTATLTQTASWVARRRGRRGTGMALSGLGLGLTAVAAYLGGYLSYSRGVGVDHTAFQPTVAEWTDVAAAGDLTEEHPLRGEADGVPVVLVKLRGAVYALSATCTHAGGPLDEGMIVDGDCLRCPWHGSVFRLADGGVVRGPAAAAEPCWEVKVENERIQVRSAQPAGNP, translated from the coding sequence ATGGTGAACAACCTGGCCATACGCCTGGAACACGCTGTCGAGGCTGTCGGGAGGAACGAGTCGTTGGGAGGCGTCAGCGACCGCTGGGCCGGCCTCGCCTCCACGCTGACCCGGGACCGCAAACTGAAGAGTCTGCTGTCCGGCAGCTGGTTGGGACATCCGCTCCACCCGTTGCTGACGGACCTGCCGATCGGTGCGTACAGCATGGCCTCGATCATCGATGTCACTGCTGGCGGCGCCGGGGCCGCAGCTGCCCGCCGCCTGGTCGGGCTGGGGTTGATCACCACGGTGCCGACCGCCGCGGCTGGTGCTTCCGACTGGTCCGACACGCACGGTCCGACTCAGCGGGTCGGTCTCGTGCACGGCCTGCTGAATGTGACGGCGACGCTCACCCAGACCGCGTCGTGGGTAGCGCGACGCCGTGGCCGGCGCGGGACCGGAATGGCGCTGAGCGGGCTGGGCCTCGGCCTCACGGCTGTCGCCGCCTATTTGGGCGGCTACCTGTCATACAGCCGCGGTGTCGGCGTCGACCACACCGCGTTCCAGCCGACCGTCGCCGAGTGGACCGACGTCGCGGCGGCCGGGGACCTGACCGAGGAGCACCCGCTGCGGGGTGAGGCCGATGGCGTGCCGGTGGTGCTGGTCAAGCTTCGGGGCGCCGTATACGCGCTGTCCGCCACCTGCACCCACGCGGGCGGACCGCTGGACGAGGGAATGATCGTCGACGGCGATTGCCTGCGCTGCCCCTGGCACGGAAGTGTCTTCCGGCTGGCCGACGGCGGCGTGGTGCGCGGTCCTGCGGCGGCTGCCGAACCGTGCTGGGAGGTCAAGGTCGAGAACGAGCGGATCCAGGTGCGGTCCGCACAGCCTGCCGGGAATCCATGA
- a CDS encoding DUF488 domain-containing protein translates to MTNRIYTLGHSTRDFAELLEMLRANGVTRLVDVRRFPSSRKHPQFNAPAIAEALPPDIGYGQIPKLGGRRYTPRGVPSPNGAWLVKAFRDYADYMATDDFRDGLDELLRLAAHETPAIMCSEAVPWRCHRRLITDALIVAGAEVRHIMSPTSTKPAVLDQQARVEDGRLTYPPPADAACPA, encoded by the coding sequence ATGACCAACCGCATCTACACGCTGGGCCACTCGACGCGTGACTTCGCTGAGCTGCTGGAGATGCTCCGGGCCAACGGAGTCACCCGCCTGGTCGACGTCCGCAGGTTTCCCTCCTCCCGTAAGCATCCGCAGTTCAACGCCCCCGCGATCGCCGAGGCTCTGCCGCCGGACATCGGCTACGGCCAGATTCCGAAACTGGGCGGCCGGCGGTACACCCCCCGAGGCGTGCCGAGCCCGAACGGCGCCTGGCTGGTCAAAGCCTTCCGCGACTACGCCGATTACATGGCGACGGACGACTTCCGGGACGGTCTCGACGAACTCCTGCGGCTGGCTGCGCACGAGACCCCGGCGATCATGTGCAGCGAGGCCGTGCCCTGGCGCTGCCATCGCCGGCTGATCACCGACGCGCTGATCGTCGCCGGCGCGGAGGTGCGGCACATCATGTCACCGACGAGCACCAAGCCGGCGGTCCTGGACCAGCAGGCGCGGGTCGAGGACGGCCGACTGACTTATCCTCCGCCGGCGGACGCGGCTTGCCCGGCCTGA
- a CDS encoding hemerythrin domain-containing protein: protein MDAIVLLSSDHRRIRLLFGDYRGATTDRQRRKTADTLVRELSKHTSAEERIFYPFAAQALGQDATARPHRICSAIKRHLTVLDGHRRAAQDDAMSMAQLEQDIAEHIEEDEQKLMPRLRSACEPDVLRQLGSKLERVERGAPTRPHPHKPDQAPNPLLRTPFVTWYDRIRDRVRGRAGS, encoded by the coding sequence ATGGACGCGATCGTGCTGCTGAGCAGCGACCACAGAAGGATCAGGCTCTTGTTCGGCGACTACCGGGGTGCGACCACGGACCGCCAGCGCCGCAAGACCGCGGACACCCTGGTTCGAGAACTGTCCAAGCACACGAGCGCCGAAGAGCGGATCTTCTATCCCTTCGCGGCACAAGCGCTGGGCCAGGACGCGACCGCACGCCCGCACCGGATCTGCTCGGCGATCAAGCGCCACCTGACAGTGCTGGACGGTCATCGAAGGGCCGCGCAGGACGACGCCATGTCCATGGCGCAACTCGAGCAGGACATCGCCGAACACATCGAGGAGGACGAGCAGAAGTTGATGCCCCGCCTGCGCAGCGCGTGCGAGCCCGACGTCCTGCGGCAGCTGGGGTCCAAACTGGAGCGGGTCGAACGCGGCGCTCCGACGCGGCCGCATCCCCACAAGCCGGACCAGGCGCCGAACCCGCTGCTCAGGACGCCTTTCGTGACGTGGTACGACCGTATTCGGGACCGCGTCCGAGGGCGGGCGGGCAGTTGA